Below is a window of Mesotoga infera DNA.
CTTGTTTTGGTTATCTCTAATATAATACATATATAAGTTCCAGCTTTCAATTACGTTTATTGGCTCGAGGAAACGTGGATTAAACCATATCACAACAATGCGGTGTTATGCTTTTGTATGCTAGGGTATATTGCCCTAATTTGGAGGTGTCCGGTGTTCAAGGAGAAGTTGGAAAGTTCAGTAAAAGAAGCGATTAGGGAGTTCGCCATTGAAAACGAGAAGATTGACTTCAAGATCGAGATGCCTCCTGAGGGATTTGGAGATTTATCGACAAATGTTGCATTCATGCTCTCAAAGACTCTCAAGAAAACTCCGAGAGAAATTGCCACGTTGATTTCGGAGAGTCTTAGCAAGGAGCGAGACTACAGCAGAGTTGAGGTAGCTGGTCCGGGATTCATAAATGTTGATTTCTCTTCAAAATATGTCTCATCGGTCTTGGAGAACATTCTTCAAACTCCGGACTTCTGGAAAAAGACGGGCGGAACAAGCATTCAACTCGAGTTCGCAAGTGCAAATCCAACGGGTCCCTTCACTGTTGGACATGGTCGTCAGGCAGTATTCGGAGATGTTCTATACAGGATCTTCTTTTCTAGAGGTTACAGGGTTCAAAGGGAAATGTACATAAACGATGCAGGCAGACAGATAGGGCTTCTCGGGCGCTCTCTTTGGGTAAGGTATAATCAACTCCTCGGTCTGGAAGAGGAGCTTCCAGAAGATGGCTACCAGGGAGGGTACCTGATTGACATTGCGCGAGATCTTGCTGGAGAAGTAGGTGAGCAATTCAAAGGTGTCTGGAATGATGACTCTGAGAGTTACTTCAAGAAGTACGCTCTTGGGAAGATGCTTGAAGATATCCTTGGAACCTTAAGGACATTGAGAGTGGAATTTGACAACGTGTTCTTTGAGAGTTCGCTAATTGAAGATGGAACTGTTAAATCAGTCATTGAGACACTAGATCGAAAGGGGCTCACATATGAGTCAGAAGGTGCAAAATGGCTCAGAGTATCAAGCTTTGTTGAAGATGACGACAAGGTACTGGTTAGATCTAACGGGACAAACACGTACTTCATGACCGATATTGCATACCACTACAATAAGCATCAGAGGAATTTCGAGAAGGTTTTTGACATTTGGGGAGCGGATCACATGGGTCACATACCTAGAATGAAGGCCGCAATGAAATCTCTCGGAATTGAAGATGACTTCCTCAACGTGATAATTCACCAGTATGTGAACCTGAAGAGAGAGGGCGAAGTTGTCAAGATGTCAACTAGAAGAGGTGAATTCACGACACTCGATGAACTGGTAGAAGCGGTCGGCGTCGATTCGACTAGGTATTTCTTTGCGATGTTCGATCCCGACACTCACATGCTGTTCGATATTGACCTGGCAAGACAGAAGTCCAATGACAACCCGGTATTCTATGTACAATACGCAAATGCAAGAATAAGCAACGTCTTCAGGACTGCACAAGAGAAGAGCGTAGCTGTCTCATTCGATTCTCTAGAATTGCTTGACAGTCAGGAGGACAGAAGAATTATAAAACTGCTGACCATCTTCCCCGAAATACTCGATTCAGTAGTTGCCGATTATAGGACAAATCGCCTGACTTCCTATCTAGAGGATCTATCAAGAGCTTTTCATGCATACTACAACAAAAACATAATCGTCGATTCCGCGAATCCGGCTTTGTCGGGGGCTCGATTGGCTTTGTGCAAGGCGCTTCAGAATATTCTCAAAGGCGGGCTGGAGCTTCTTGGCGTTGAGGCTCCCGACAGCATGTGATGGAAGAACTGAGGATCGAAAAGCTTATCGCAGGTGGGTTCTCACTCGCCAGGACAAAAGACGGGAAGATTGCTCTGCTTGATGCAGGTTATCCCGGAGAAGTTGTGCTTGCTAGCAGAAAGAAGGGAAAGAACGATTTTCGCCTAATGAAAGTTGAGAAGATCATAATCCCTTCAAATTCGAGAAGAGAGAGACTCTGTAGAAGCTTCCCGATATGCGGGGGTTGTGATTGGCAGACTCTAGAATACCCGGATCAGCTCTTATGGAAGAAGAAGGTGATTGCGGAGCAGTTTGGCAGAGTTGGCAAGATCGATCTAGACGAATTCGATATAGTCGCTTCACCGAA
It encodes the following:
- a CDS encoding arginine--tRNA ligase produces the protein MFKEKLESSVKEAIREFAIENEKIDFKIEMPPEGFGDLSTNVAFMLSKTLKKTPREIATLISESLSKERDYSRVEVAGPGFINVDFSSKYVSSVLENILQTPDFWKKTGGTSIQLEFASANPTGPFTVGHGRQAVFGDVLYRIFFSRGYRVQREMYINDAGRQIGLLGRSLWVRYNQLLGLEEELPEDGYQGGYLIDIARDLAGEVGEQFKGVWNDDSESYFKKYALGKMLEDILGTLRTLRVEFDNVFFESSLIEDGTVKSVIETLDRKGLTYESEGAKWLRVSSFVEDDDKVLVRSNGTNTYFMTDIAYHYNKHQRNFEKVFDIWGADHMGHIPRMKAAMKSLGIEDDFLNVIIHQYVNLKREGEVVKMSTRRGEFTTLDELVEAVGVDSTRYFFAMFDPDTHMLFDIDLARQKSNDNPVFYVQYANARISNVFRTAQEKSVAVSFDSLELLDSQEDRRIIKLLTIFPEILDSVVADYRTNRLTSYLEDLSRAFHAYYNKNIIVDSANPALSGARLALCKALQNILKGGLELLGVEAPDSM